The Elaeis guineensis isolate ETL-2024a chromosome 13, EG11, whole genome shotgun sequence genome includes a region encoding these proteins:
- the LOC105056623 gene encoding uncharacterized protein, producing the protein MTTLVPSFRAPYKGRPGSINPQNSSPDPAGGRRQRGTMYSSVSVLSSTASPLLPLPRTSSLPPSKARTLTLTLARSSPTGKASPEPVGLVSDLRLSRALQCCTCGRRLGLLGGTAAVALFRVPPPQALGDGPPDPEDMVERFHPSRPDWYEELYAKVLEQGMIMPYEAEVAAYKAKIFSQLTGKSKKILELGVGTGPNFKYYASATDINVIGVDPNKKMEKYAQAAAVAAGLPLTNFSFMRGVGEALPVRDETMDTVIGTLVLCSVKDVDMALREIRRVLKPGGLYLFIEHVAARDGSLIRCVQSILDPLQQFVSDGCHLTRETGRLISETGFSSVDLNTAFLSSAAFLGPHVYGIARK; encoded by the exons ATGACCACCCTCGTCCCCTCCTTCAGGGCCCCATATAAGGGACGGCCCGGATCGATCAATCCACAGAATTCCTCGCCAGATCCGGCAGGCGGCAGGCGGCAGCGCGGGACCATGTACTCCTCCGTCTCCGTTCTCTCCTCCACCGCTTCCCCCCTCTTGCCGCTCCCGAGGACCTCCTCTCTGCCTCCGTCGAAAGCCCGTActctaaccctaaccctagcccGGTCATCGCCCACCGGAAAGGCGTCGCCGGAACCGGTGGGCTTGGTCTCGGACCTGCGCTTATCCCGCGCTCTCCAGTGCTGCACCTGCGGACGGCGGCTGGGCCTCTTGGGGGGAACCGCGGCGGTGGCGTTGTTCCGAGTTCCTCCCCCTCAGGCGTTGGGTGATGGCCCTCCCGACCCGGAG GATATGGTGGAGAGATTCCATCCTTCGAGGCCGGATTGGTACGAGGAGCTCTACGCGAAGGTTCTGGAGCAGGGCATGATCATGCCCTACGAAGCTGAG GTTGCAGCCTACAAAGCAAAAATCTTTTCTCAATTGACAGGAAAGAGTAAGAAAATACTGGAGCTTGGCGTTGGTACTGGTCCTAATTTCAAATACTATGCAAGTGCAACAGATATTAATGTCATAGGAGTGGACCCTAATAAAAAGATGGAGAAATATGCTCAGGCGGCAGCTGTAGCAGCTGGGCTGCCATTAACAAATTTTAGTTTTATGCGAGGG GTTGGGGAAGCTTTACCTGTAAGAGACGAGACCATGGATACAGTGATTGGTACTTTGGTTTTGTGTTCTGTCAAGGACGTTGACATGGCACTTAGAG AGATTAGAAGGGTGTTGAAACCAGGCGGTCTTTACTTATTCATCGAGCATGTTGCTGCTCGTG ATGGCTCTCTTATCCGATGCGTGCAGAGCATTCTTGATCCACTCCAGCAGTTCGTTTCAGATGGGTGTCACCTGACTAGAGAAACAGGGAGGCTAATTTCAGAAACTGGATTCTCTAGTGTGGACCTTAACACTGCATTCCTGTCATCTGCCGCTTTTTTAGGTCCCCATGTATATGGAATAGCTCGTAAATAA
- the LOC105037459 gene encoding uncharacterized protein codes for MGLQWTSSLEALEQSKPSENTSPILGICLVGHWGFAAKLKGLLCCSDVSVPSSSACPLSPLPRSPSPPPPKARTLTLPFARSSPAGEASSEPAGLNMAPRSSHALRCCSCGRWLGLLRTRVAALLRVRPSKASGAGPSDPEAIVERFHPRRPDWYQELYAKVLKKCTTSYEAEVAAYKAKLFSQLTGKSKNILELGVGTGANFKYYASAVDINVIGVDPNKKMEKYAQAAAVAAGLPLTNFSFMRGVGEALPVGDDTMDAVIGTLVLCSVTDIDMALKEIRRVLKPGGLYLFVEHVAARDGSLLRCVQSILDPLQRFVSDGCQLTRETGMLISENGFSSVDLNTAFLSSAALLGPHVYGIARK; via the exons ATGGGTTTGCAATGGACTTCTTCCTTGGAAGCTTTGGAGCAAAGCAAGCCGTCAGAGAATACTTCGCCGATCCTTGGCATTTGTTTGGTGGGGCATTGGG GCTTCGCAGCGAAGTTAAAAGGTCTTCTCTGCTGCTCCGATGTCTCCGTACCCTCCTCCTCCGCCTGCCCCCTCTCGCCTCTCCCGAGGTCCCCCTCTCCTCCTCCGCCGAAGGCCCGTACTCTAACCCTGCCCTTCGCCCGGTCATCCCCCGCCGGAGAGGCGTCGTCGGAGCCAGCGGGCTTGAACATGGCCCCGCGCTCGTCCCATGCTCTCCGATGCTGTTCCTGTGGACGGTGGCTGGGCCTATTGAGAACCAGGGTGGCGGCGCTGCTCCGTGTTCGTCCCTCCAAGGCGTCGGGTGCCGGCCCTTCCGATCCAGAG GCTATCGTGGAGAGATTCCATCCTCGGAGGCCGGATTGGTACCAGGAATTGTACGCGAAGGTTCTGAAGAAGTGCACGACATCCTACGAAGCTGAG GTTGCAGCCTACAAAGCAAAACTCTTTTCTCAATTGACCGGAAAGAGTAAGAACATACTGGAGCTTGGTGTTGGCACTGGTGCTAATTTCAAATACTATGCAAGTGCGGTAGATATTAATGTCATAGGAGTGGACCCTAATAAAAAGATGGAGAAATATGCTCAGGCAGCAGCTGTAGCAGCTGGGCTACCATTAACGAATTTTAGTTTTATGCGAGGG GTTGGGGAAGCTTTACCTGTAGGAGATGATACCATGGATGCAGTGATTGGTACTCTGGTTTTGTGTTCTGTCACAGACATTGACATGGCACTTAAAG AGATCAGAAGGGTGTTGAAACCAGGCGGTCTTTACTTATTCGTCGAGCATGTTGCTGCTCGTG ATGGCTCTCTTCTCCGATGCGTGCAGAGCATTCTTGATCCACTCCAGCGGTTCGTTTCAGATGGGTGTCAACTGACTAGGGAAACAGGGATGCTAATTTCAGAAAATGGATTCTCTAGTGTGGACCTTAACACTGCATTCCTGTCATCTGCCGCCTTGTTAGGTCCCCATGTATATGGAATAGCTCGTAAATAA